The following proteins are co-located in the Phocoena phocoena chromosome 1, mPhoPho1.1, whole genome shotgun sequence genome:
- the CD34 gene encoding hematopoietic progenitor cell antigen CD34 isoform X2, whose product MLVRRGARAGRGMPRGWTALCLLSLLPSGFTNTESLTTTATKTSTPGISSTVPTTIPNQESTISSTSGNISLYTVSQDSSGNTAAISEPTVNFTSTSGITPVPGTMNSSVQSQTSLATTVSSTPINFTTSEMTLQPSMLPGNISDSPYNSTSPVTSPTNPYTSFSPIPSTIKGEIKCSRVKEVKLTQGICLELNETSSCEEFKKDNGEELTRVLCGKQQGEARAGVCSLLLAQSEVRPHCLLLVLANRTELSSKLQLLKKHQSDLKELGIQGFTEQDVGSHQSYSRKTLIALVTSGILLAVLGTTGYFLMNRRSWSPAGERLELEP is encoded by the exons CCTCTGGGTTCACAAATACAGAGAGCTTGACTACTACTGCCACAAAGACATCTACCCCAGGAATATCTTCAACTGTCCCTACAACTATACCCAACCAGGAAAGCACAATATCAAGTACTTCTGGAAACATCAGCCTCTACACTGTCTCTCAGGACAGCAGTGGGAACACAGCAGCCATCTCAG AGCCTACAGTCAATTTCACATCTACCTCTGGGATCACCCCAGTCCCTGGAACCATGAACTCTTCTGTCCAGTCACAGACCTCTTTAGCCACCACAGTGTCTTCTACCCCCATCAACTTTACAACTTCAGAGATGACCTTGCAGCCCAGCATGTTACCTGGAAATATTTCAGATTCCCCATACAATAGTACCAGCCCTGTGACATCTCCCACTAACCCCTATACATCATTTTCTCCTATCCCAAGTACCATCAAG ggagaaataaaatgttccagagtcaaagaagtgaaattgacCCAAGGTATCTGCCTGGAGCTAAATGAGACCTCCAGCTGT GAGGAGTTTAAGAAGGACAATGGAGAGGAACTGACCCGAGTCCTGTGTGGGAAGCAGCAGGGTGAGGCCAGGGCCGGGGTGTGCTCCTTGCTCTTGGCCCAGTCTGAGGTGAGGCCTCACTGCTTGCTGCTGGTCTTGGCCAACAGAACAG AACTTTCCAGCAAGCTCCAACTTCTGAAAAAGCACCAGTCTGACCTGAAAGAG CTGGGCATCCAAGGCTTCACTGAACAAGATGTCGGGAGCCACCAGAGCTATTCCCGAAAGACCTTGATTGCACTGGTCACCTCGGGGATCCTGCTGGCTGTCTTGGGCACCACGGGCTATTTCCTGATGAACCGCCGCAGTTGGAGCCCCGCAGGAGAAAGGCTG GAGCTGGAACCCTGA
- the CD34 gene encoding hematopoietic progenitor cell antigen CD34 isoform X1 yields MLVRRGARAGRGMPRGWTALCLLSLLPSGFTNTESLTTTATKTSTPGISSTVPTTIPNQESTISSTSGNISLYTVSQDSSGNTAAISEPTVNFTSTSGITPVPGTMNSSVQSQTSLATTVSSTPINFTTSEMTLQPSMLPGNISDSPYNSTSPVTSPTNPYTSFSPIPSTIKGEIKCSRVKEVKLTQGICLELNETSSCEEFKKDNGEELTRVLCGKQQGEARAGVCSLLLAQSEVRPHCLLLVLANRTELSSKLQLLKKHQSDLKELGIQGFTEQDVGSHQSYSRKTLIALVTSGILLAVLGTTGYFLMNRRSWSPAGERLGEDPYYTENGGGQGYSSGPGASPEAQGKASVNQGAQENGTGQATSRNGHSARQHVVADTEL; encoded by the exons CCTCTGGGTTCACAAATACAGAGAGCTTGACTACTACTGCCACAAAGACATCTACCCCAGGAATATCTTCAACTGTCCCTACAACTATACCCAACCAGGAAAGCACAATATCAAGTACTTCTGGAAACATCAGCCTCTACACTGTCTCTCAGGACAGCAGTGGGAACACAGCAGCCATCTCAG AGCCTACAGTCAATTTCACATCTACCTCTGGGATCACCCCAGTCCCTGGAACCATGAACTCTTCTGTCCAGTCACAGACCTCTTTAGCCACCACAGTGTCTTCTACCCCCATCAACTTTACAACTTCAGAGATGACCTTGCAGCCCAGCATGTTACCTGGAAATATTTCAGATTCCCCATACAATAGTACCAGCCCTGTGACATCTCCCACTAACCCCTATACATCATTTTCTCCTATCCCAAGTACCATCAAG ggagaaataaaatgttccagagtcaaagaagtgaaattgacCCAAGGTATCTGCCTGGAGCTAAATGAGACCTCCAGCTGT GAGGAGTTTAAGAAGGACAATGGAGAGGAACTGACCCGAGTCCTGTGTGGGAAGCAGCAGGGTGAGGCCAGGGCCGGGGTGTGCTCCTTGCTCTTGGCCCAGTCTGAGGTGAGGCCTCACTGCTTGCTGCTGGTCTTGGCCAACAGAACAG AACTTTCCAGCAAGCTCCAACTTCTGAAAAAGCACCAGTCTGACCTGAAAGAG CTGGGCATCCAAGGCTTCACTGAACAAGATGTCGGGAGCCACCAGAGCTATTCCCGAAAGACCTTGATTGCACTGGTCACCTCGGGGATCCTGCTGGCTGTCTTGGGCACCACGGGCTATTTCCTGATGAACCGCCGCAGTTGGAGCCCCGCAGGAGAAAGGCTG GGCGAAGACCCTTATTACACGGAGAACGGTGGAGGCCAGGGCTATAGCTCAGGCCCTGGGGCCTCCCCCGAGGCTCAGGGAAAGGCCAGTGTGAATCAAGGGGCTCAGGAGAACGGCACCGGCCAGGCCACCTCCAGAAACGGCCATTCAGCGAGACAACACGTGGTGGCTGATACCGAACTGTGA